DNA sequence from the Thunnus maccoyii chromosome 7, fThuMac1.1, whole genome shotgun sequence genome:
AGACACCTTTTGTCCACTCTGGGTTGCATTTGAATATTAAGTAGTGGTACTTTGCAATTCTTGTTAAGTTTTGCCTCAGTGCTGTAATGATGAGACTGAGAAGAGTTCAGATTGTGTGTACTGTTTTCTGCACCACACTATTGTATATTCCCTCAATATATTATCTACTCCTGGGCTTCAATAGCATATTAATGTTGGAGAAAGAAGTTCCTGATCATTTATTACTGCATCATGCTGTGTTTGTAGTCTTATTATAGTATGTTTATGGTCATACTAATGTCTTGTTCTCTCCCAGGTACTTTCTCTTCTGCCATCACTTTCTGCACCTCCTCCTGTAGTGCATGAGCACACCCGTGCCTCTTGCTGATGTGAGCGCCGTCTTGCTCCCCTCTCTGTTTGTCACCCTCTCCATCCTCGCCCGCCGCGCTCCCCCCGCCCCTCTCAGACACCCTGTAAGGCTCGCAACAACCCAGAGCAATGTGTGATAACGGAGACCCTGAGGATAAACCCCCAGCCCCTCCAGTCAGGATGAGCAGTACCATCTTTAGCACCGGCTCCAGCAAAGACTCGCTCTCAGCCAACCACAGCTCCAAACCGCTGCCTTCTGTCCCAGAGGAGAGGAAACCTCGCAACAAGATCATCTCAATCTTCTCTGGGGCTGAGAAAGGTGAGAGGGAGAGTTCAAGAATACAAACATCTAAGCACTCCCTCTTTAGGATAAAAGAATTTTAAGTCGTGGAATCAGTCTGAATGTAGTCACATGTCATTTCAATAAGGTTTTGGTTTCTTTCAGGTGGTAGAAAGAAAGATCGAGACAAAGAGCGACCAGAGATCTCACCACCTTCAGATTTTGAACACACCATACATGTTGGGTTCGATGCTGTCACAGGGGAGTTCACTGTGAGTTTTCACAGTCTTATCATTCTCACACgtatatttttactttcaatAATCCCCCGCTGTTTGACACTTGACTACTGACCAAAACACATGGTTACATTTTACCTCAGTCTGTATTATCGTGACATTTTGACACCATTGTTGTTGTCCACCTGCCGTGCACAGGGTATGCCAGAGCAATGGGCTCGACTACTCCAGACCTCAAACATCACCAAGTCAGAGCAGAAGAAAAACCCGCAGGCTGTGCTCGACGTTCTTAAGTTCTACGACTCCACAGGCAACGGTCGTCAAAAGTACCTCAGCTTCTCATCTTCTGGTAAAGCTCTATGTTAAATACTGGATTTAAGCTATTTTGGAAAACTACAGGGTGTTATGAATTGATACTAAGTTgctaaattcattttttatcttcCAGTGGAGGGAATAGGTCTTGTtgcttgttgcttgtttgtggGTAAAATACCTTTCCCTGCGAGTAGATAACAACCAGGAATCTATTGTTTTCCCGAAAGAGAGGCCTCTTTAAGACCCTTTGAGATCATGTAGTAGTGACCAGAAGTagtcataaaatatgtttatttttttcattcacagaaaaaGATGCATTCACTCCAGGGCCGCAGTCTGTAAGTATTTCAACTCTGTTGAAAATCACAtgctatttttctgttgttttgtcatATAAAGTGCACTAatcttttctctcactttgaATTAGCCTGTCAAAAAAGGCACTGAACCCTCATCTCCGAATATCAAAGACAtcgatgatgatgacgatgatgaaaCTCCTCCTCCTGTTGTGGCACCAAGACCAGAACACACAAAGAGTGTAAGTTCCCTGCAGTACATAAGCTTGACAGCATCATAATGATCTTTTTTTGGATTTCTTTTAAAACCATATTTTACTTTCTTATATATTGCTCTTcagatttatttctttattcgATTGTCTTTGGTTATTGTTTCGGTGTGTTGCACAGGTGTATACTCGCTCTGTTATTGATCCCATCCCTGCTCCAAGCACGTGTACAGACGATGCATCCTCCAgggctgcagacagacagaaaaagaagggCAAGATGTCAGATGAGGAGATCATGGACAAACTGAGTAAACCTCATTTATATAACTAATCTATTGTTGCAGCAACACAACAGATTAAATCACTTTGTTTACACATGTGACTGTTATCTCATTTACAGGAACCATAGTCAGCATTGGGGATCCCAAGAAGAAGTACACCAGATATGAAAAAATTGGTCAGGGGTGAGTGCAGATGCATCAGTTGAATATAAGCAGTGTTactttaatgatgatgatgatgatgatgatgatgatgatgatgatgatgataataataataataatcataataataatgaggcCTTCATTTTCTCAGcaaaatctgtgacatttttgttgcaaaatgacatttttaaactcCCCATGTCCAGCCGCAATTTACTCACACTTGGATGATATTGACTTTATTGGATATTGATCATCATATCGTAATATTCCAGTCTTGTAAAGCTGAATATGTCCTTGATTAAtggttgataaccagctttgTGAGACTGATTTTCAGTATCATCAGTGTCAGGTTTAGTGAAACCAGATAACTCAACAAAACCTTGACAGTACTGCACAGATCCTAAGTCTTCTAGTGAAAGTTGGGTTGAGTCAGTAACACACAAATCCTTGCGCAACACTTCACGCAGTAAACTGTTTAATACATTTGCACATCAGCTTGAGTGGACTGTTTGTTGAAATGTGCATTAAAGTAAATTTCTCATCTCTGTCTCCTCACAGAGCATCAGGAACAGTATTCACCGCCATTGATGTTGCCACAGGACAGGAGGTAAATAGTGATTAAAGAATAGATGAGGAGATGTGGAGACTATTATAAGACTAACCAAGGACACGGCAGGATGAAGTAGCCACACATAAGGAATACAAAGATActtttaacagaaatattttttatcttaaGGTCAGTTTGATGTTTCAGCATCTACATGAGACAGATTAAATGGTGTCAGCCATATAATGAAAGTCACTGTACAATCAGCACATTGTAGTCAATAGTAAGTATTAATACAGCACCAGAAGAACAGTGATTTACTTTAAAAGAAAGGATTAGAGGAAGCAGAAAAAGTGGAAGTTCAAAAAGACATTAGATATTTCAATTGTAAAGATGTAACTTTATCAGCACTTAATCAGAGCTGCGGTTTTTCTACAGGTCGCCATTAAACAGATCAACCTACAAAAGCAGCCAAAGAAGGAGCTGATCATCAACGAGATTCTAGTGATGAAGGAGTTGAAGAACCCCAACATTGTCAACTTTTTAGACAGGTAGGAGTGAAAATAAACCTGCACCGTCACAGCTTTGTAAAAACTATAATTCTGATTATAATAAATTTAAGAAGCGGTCATGAAAGCTGCGATGGATTAGATTATAATATTTGGACCAGTATGTGAcgttgtgtatttgtgtttgtacatCAGTTTCCTGATGGGGGAGGAGCTGTTTGTGGTCATGGAGTATCTGGCCGGTGGCTCACTGACAGATGTGGTGACAGAAACCTGTATGGATGAGGCCCAGATAGCTGCTGTCTGCCGAGAGGTACGCCGCACTCTTTACAACCAGACTCATATGAAAgaatcaaaatgaaacaaaactgaaTTCTCAACAACTCTCCCCCCCGTCTCCTCCCATACTTGCAGTGTTTACAAGCATTGGATTTCCTGCATGCGAACCAGGTCATCCACAGAGACATTAAAAGTGACAACGTGTTACTCGGGATGGACGGTTCTGTCAAGCTTAGTAAGTCCTGTTCTTCTGTCATCACTGTTTTTCTTAATGGCAATGCCTTTTCACTGTTACCATATAATTACTCTTCTCCATCTCTTCGACAGCCGATTTTGGCTTCTGCGCCCAGATCACTCCAGAGCAAAGCAAACGCAGCACCATGGTAGGCACGCCTTACTGGATGGCTCCTGAGGTGGTGACCAGAAAGGCTTATGGGCCTAAAGTAGACATTTGGTCGCTGGGTATTATGGCTATTGAGATGGTTGAAGGAGAGCCCCCCTACCTGAACGAGAACCCACTACGAGTGAGTAAAGAGCATTTTCTGTCCTTTCTGTACCTTTAGTATAACATGGAGAAGTGTGGTGTAAAATCAGGTAGCCAGGGTGTCTTAATTAActgtccttttttatttaattcttacTTATATGACATGTTCAGTTCCAACACTTTGATATGAAAGTCTCCCAATTAAATCATCTGTGTGAAAATTTAGgttcactttaaaaaaaggtcaaaggCAGAGTGTGATGTAGGGGTGAAACAATTTATATTACCTCAGAAACTTATTTTATACCAAAAAATATCTTAAACTTTATGAGTCAACACAAAACCAGGACAAAAGTCTCATGAGAGTTTGTCCTTCTCTCTACATGCACTAACAACAACATTCGAGGCATAAGCACTTAACAGCTGACTAGTTGTTGTTAGCTGAAGCTGTCAAGACACAAATATTTCTGTCCAGTTCCTTTTATTGAATTACTTTCTGCTACCTCTATGACTACTTCATAGTCTTGTGTATAAATACTATTGTGTTTTGTCAGCAAGTCCATTGAATCGTGCAACTTTTTGCAGCCTTAGTGAGCATTAATTTCCTTCTAACttattttatataaacacaCTGCTCTGCATATGTTCACATCGCATGTTAAAACCTTTGCCTCTTTCATGTGAAAATACTAATATCTGGATTAGAAAATCCTCATTCTACAGTTGATTACCAACTTATTTTTTACCAGTAAATCACCTACAGTAGATTGTGAGGATGACGTCATTATTATTAAGATCTGTATAATAGGAAAGGACCTCATGGTGGCTGTCTGAATGCAGGGTTAGCAGATGGAAAATGCTCAGGGTCACAAGCTTTTCCTTGAGATACTTTTGTGTTTACAACATGATGTTCAtgtcatttaataaaaaaaacttttaatttgcTCACTTTACCAGTTTGACTTGATTCATCTGCTGCAAGTGAGTTATTTCCTGAAATTAGATCTCACAGCTCTtgatcttctttttttctctcaactcCTCCTCTCTTGCAGGCATTATATCTGATTGCCACTAACGGCACCCCCGAGCTTCAGAACCCAGAGAAGCTGTCTCCAGTCTTCAGAGATTTCCTCAACCGTTGCCTGGAAATGGATGTAGAGAAGAGAGGCGGAGGAAAAGAGCTGTTGCAGGTTAATAACTCCTTCTGTTATTgaattattcagtgttttaattaaatttacattGCATTTGATTCAATCATTTTCTcctttcccctcctccccttgTCTCTGTCGATCTTTGTCCTGGTGTGCAGCATCCGTTCCTGAAGCTGGCGAAGCCCCTCTCCAGTCTCACACCTCTCATCCTGGCAGCCAAGGAGGCCATGAAGGGCAATCGTTAGCTGATGAAACTAGTGACCCTGCCTTCCCATGCTGTGCACATATATGTGCCAACCATTTAGATTTTTGTGCCAGACAATAGGCTGAGAGTGATTTACCACTCTTGATGCACCAGCCTTATAAGCCCTGACAAACCTCACTGTGAAGAAGACCAAAAATATAGAGCACAACCCCACCGCTGTCCATATGAACTCTACTCTCACTCAGATGTCAGAAGACAAGTCAAACTAAAGTGCTTAGTTTCAGAGTCAGGCGTAGTTATTTTGTAAACAGATCTCCTGGTGACAAGTTAGGGCTAGGCTTATATTTAACTTGGAATGAAGAAGATGCCTAGTtctgtttagttttttaatcAACTGCcttaaacaaatgcaaaatgttgCCTAATGTATTGTTGATTGTGTCAGTGTTTCTTTTCCCATGATTTTTACTACCTTTGTAATTTACCTTTTCAGCTTGTCAGTGTCTTAGTTATTTTGATACTTGAATTTCATATTTGTCCCCCTTCTTGTTATATAATGAGTCTCATTCAATGAACACTTTCAATGACTCATGTTTTTATGGACATTTCTCCCACCGGTTTTATaggaaacatttcagtgcaTTCATCATCATGAGCATGTGTTGTGATCATGTCATTGACTTTCTTCGATTGTCACATTCGACAGACCTACTGTACCAGTTCTCCCCCCTGTATCATTAGTCTCCTGATACCAGAGGTGCACCTTACAGGCAAATTAAAATGTTAGATTGACAGGGTTTATACTTTCTTCTCTATTGTTGTTATTAAAAATGAGTATTGTATGTTGAACTCTGTCCTTTGTGTTCTTCTGGACTTAACAAATGCGCTTTTCccatgtgtatattgtgtacttagtgttttgttttgttttgtttttttaactggcCATATCATACTGGCTAGTTATCGAAGGCTGGTAAAGACAATTTGTTgactatttctttttctcttctggACGACTAACAACCTTGTCTGCGCACACAAATAAATGCAACTGTTCTtgcttttgtgatttgggtgtGAAAGTGATTGGTGTGCGGTAATATACCCTTTTTCTCTGAAGTAACACAGAGGGAAACTAAGGACAGTTAACCTTTCATTATAGTCCGCAGGTTTCCTGTGGAGCCAATGAAGACTTATTTATTGTcagagtttgtttattttacaataacTGGATTCTCAGCAGTGCAGACAAAAGTTCAGTTTGTATGTGACAGAGCTTGAGGTGGCTTTATTTTGAAGTAGCATATTGTGACTCGTGTGAGTTGGTTTGCGCTTTTATTCTGAAGAATTGCCCCGGATGTGTAATAGTTgtgttcaattcaattcacattttattaaGGATACAACTCATGGAGGGTCCAtagcacaataaaatacaaagtgtaaagtataaaacacacacacactcaaaaaaagataaagcaaAACATGTTCTACCATGGTCATGTCGTGTCCGGCTGGTAACCCTGGACCTGCGATTCGCCGCGAAAGGTCTCGCGAGAGttatcattttaacccaaatcatgatctttctgTAAACCTAACCAAgcgttttttgttttattttgtttttttttttcctaaagcTATCCAGACCTTAACTGCAGCGTTCTCACCTCATAGAAAAGTAATCATTTGTACAACGCACATAATGAAGAAACAACGTGTacaaatctcgcgagagtttcTCGCATTAATACAAATCGAGAGTAACCCATGGGGTAACCATGTAGACGCGACCCTGTCAGAGAGCCTAGAGTAGAAAACTGTAACAAGACACAACTGCGACTGGTTTTCTTAGCTTTGTGTGAAATGGCAGTACACCTGAAAGACAAAGAAGCTTACCAGAGACTGAACTATCTGTATCAGGTAGGAAATGAACAGTAAAGTATAAGTTAATGGCTTTCCAGATGCCATCTACATGGCTAACATGCTAACGAGCCACCTCACTAACCAAGTATTTAATGCTTTTACTCTATCGGTTTTATCCCTTTACAGGCTGCACATTGTGTTTTAGCTCAAAACCCAGAAAATGTGGAGCTGGCTCGTTTCTACTGCTTTACCCAGAAGACCATAGCAAGACGTTTAGTTCTTAGACAGTAAGTAAAGTCAATCTCTTCTGAGTGATGTTACTGTTGCCTCCCACAGAGTTACTTATGTGAAGTAAAGTACGTTACTTTTATATAAAGCAgtatgttttgttgtgtgtgtgtgtgtgtgtgtgtgtgtgtgtgtgtgtgtgtgtgtgtgtgtgtgtgtgtgtgtgtgtgtgtaattattttCACTGCTGTACAGGGTTTCATATGAGACAAGAGATGCAGCTAATCAAACCTATttggaaacatttgttttttcaggatTCACAATACCAACATCCACCATCCAATTTTTGAAAGTTACTGTTGAGTGACTTGATTCACTGGTGAGAGTCTGGTGAtcttctacatttttcttattgtcaacaaatcccatgaaaagacccgAACCAGTAATGAACTGATTTCaataacaagtattgtctgtgtagccaaagcctaatatatcatattcctgtgtgccatagagctccattacTGATCCTAAActattgaaaacacatcaatgagcgACAACGCTGCACTGATTGACATCTTCCTTCATTGTTATCATCTGCTGAAATACTAACTATGTACACCAAATGTATgttaatccacagctgaaaatagtctgTTTCAGTTGTTTGATCATAACTActgtgcccagctgttttacaAAATGACTGAGAAGAAAACTGGACTTGTCTGATCCTCCTGAGATTCGATTATGATTTACAGTCCGCATGAACAGATTTATTGATCGAAAAAACCTGGACTTGACTGATCCTCCTGAAGTTCTGTTGCTGCATGGGCCTATCAACGAAACACCAAGGAGGGAGGGTGCCCACCTGATGACCCTATGAAGCGTTTACCCCCTACCCCCACTCAAGAAATGTTTGCCAATAACAATACAGGATTGTAAAATCAAGTCCTATGAGCTCAACCAACAGCTCATCTTTTATTAAAATtgaaactacatatttgtgacccattttaATTAGGAACAAGTAGGCTTGCGGCTCAGAGGGTAGAAAAGTTGGAAATTACTGAGCGacggactaacacattgttgctATCAGTCTGTTTGGGgcatttgttgacaacaagaaaaatatagaacaacACCAGCCTTGTCCTTTATGTCTCACCCTCCCAAGCATAAATATGAGTTTTCAACATCTGTTAATTCATTTTATTGCAGAGACCCATCAGTAAAAAGAACATTATGCAAGAAGTGCTGCTCATTGCTCATCCCTGGTGTAACTGCTACAACAAGACAACGAAGTAAGCCAGTTTGCTATTTAGATTCCCATGTTATCTTGTATTAGAtactaaatgtatttatattgcaGATGCTCTAGAGGCATTTTAAGACAATTTACCTTTTAAAGAAATTTTACattgaaagaaacacattaagAGACATATTATCTCTGTTTTAGTCCCTTACCTGCCTTTTGTTGACTTTGTTTCTCAGGAAAAAATGGCAAGACTCGCTTCACTGTGGTGAGATGTCGCATTTGTGGGCAGAGCAAGACATTATTGAATAATCCAGATTATTGTCTGTGGGTAGACCGTCCCGAGGCTCAgctacagcaacaaaaacagccAGGTAATGTCAACTCAATACTATATCCCAATTTGACAGAGGAAGGTTTACCATACGCATACTGTGCCCAGCTAAACAATAAACAACCTCCACTGAAGCATCAAGATATGTAGCATTAAAGGACTATTAAATTGGCtataaaattcacatttttcatggcCTCTTATTGTTAAAAAACCTGGTACTGATCGTTATTGTTTATTCTTTTTCATCCACAGATCGAGGCCCTTCTGCTAATAGTCAGCCAAAAGACTCAGAGCCTGCTGGGTCAGTGCCTTCTACACCTGTTGCAAGTACTGCCGGGACACAAGCAGCTCCCCTCTCCTGAGTGTCAAATACTGTATGAGACATTTCATAAATTGAAGGAACTAGTCTCTTTTACATTAATTCCGTTTAGttgatttagtttgtttttggcCTCTATGAGATCGTTTTTATCTGCAGCTTGTATCGCTGTTCAGCAGTGTCATTCTTGATGCTGCCACCATGTGGCGTCCTGCACCTGGTGGATTTAAAGGAAGCCGTGTTGGTGAAGGTGGTTTCGTTCCTAAAGAAACAATGATTGAGACTCagtcatatttttattgaaaacagCTGACGAGAATGGAACGagtaaaagatttttttccccccaaatatcttatttttttctgtacagGCTTGAAATATTGAAAGTAAATATCTCTTGACCAGTGaccatttgttgttgtgtactTTCCTAAAGGGTtgatttataaaaaagaaaaaggcactttctttcacattttcttcttttctcctttgtCCCCCTTTGGCACTCTGAAACGCGTCTTCTGAAAATATAGTAGGTTCTTGGCAAAAATCCTTGGAATATGGCCCATGTACAAGAGAAGAGCCAGAATCATGCCTAGAAAACATAAATTCAGTGTAACCAGAGTGTTCACATATGCATGTACTAGTATGcatgtatatttcattttaacgTAATTTACCTGTGATAGGGCCCAGCCAGTAGACCACTGCGTACTCTGTGAAGGTAAATCCAGGACAGTGGAAGGTGAGGCCATAAGCTAAGGACGGATTCACGAAGGCTGAGGTGTAGCCTCTGgctggaaaatgaaaaataaagttcaTGTTAGTTGCTAAATTCATGTATTAGATGACGTTTTTGTTGTCCTGTGTATAAAGCGTACACAAGGCAAATAATAAAAGAACTGAGTGCAAAGTTCATTTTTGCATggcaagagaaaagaaatatggGAGCATGTTCAACACATTCTTGAAATGACAGGATCTTTTGTGGGGTTTGTGAGGAAGCAGTAGATGAAGTTACCAAGAATCCAAGACACTCATAatttaacatgtacaaacaggTGTGAAGTAATGTGTGATCTCTTCAAGTAGTGCATGTAGGTTTGTACAGTAGAAAAAGCACACATTTAAGTACAACCCTGGCCATGGTTATCAAAAAGGACTGACAATGGAATACCACTCATTGACAGGTTGATACTCAATAAGCATACTTaatataataactttattttacagacttCTAATAGTGTTCTTTAGCAGAATTCATAAACAGATGCATGattgaataattgattaatggaaGTGTGTGAACTAGGGAGTGGAAACAAAGGTTGCTGTTGATTTAGGCTACCATATAGAGTAAGAACAGTCAAGTGTAATTTGCACAAATTGGCAGAATTCTCAGTAGGTTTTGCATTAAGGGTGCATACTGATCTCAGATGATACTGCACATGCACTGAGCCATAACGGAGAGAAAAGAGTGTGTCTGTTACACTGATGtccttctgttttttaaaatgggttttatttgcaaatgttttcattctgaAACATTTCAGAAACTCTTCTGCTCTGAATATCTCATTTACAAATCTATAGTTTCTTTGTAAGAGTGTATTTTTTTGTCGTGATGATAAACAAGGGGCCAGGTTCACCTTAAACTTACCAGTATGAGACAGGAATGTGAGGAGGACAGCGATCAGGGGCACTCGGATCAGGGCGGATCTGCGTCTCAGGTTTAGGTGGACTAGGTGAAAGATGAGCGCACAGACACACTCAGTGAAAAAACCCTGGAGCAAAGAGGCCAGCAGTGATGTGCTGCACTCTCTTGACATCAGGTTTTTGATCATGTGCATATCTGTCAGCTCCAGGCTCCAGTAGTATAcagctgcataaagggccaggTGGGCCCCGAGAAACTGGGCTGCAACAGCGAGGAGAATGGGCAGGGTGGTGGCCTCGAGCTGCAGGAACTTCAGCACAACCAGGCTGGGATTCCCTGACGCACCGCCACTGATCACGCCATGGGTCAGCAGCACCACAAACAGTATGGTCGCAGTCACATCAGGACCCAAGCCCCCAGCCCACTGACCCACCTCCACAATGGTCTGCACCTCCAGCCAGCACCCCACCAGCATGAAAGAGGAGGCAAACTCCAAAATGAAGCTAAACCTTGGCCATTTTTTAAGGAGTGCTCGAACTGAGGCTGCAAAAATCACACACGCCAGGAAGTATCCAAGAGATGCGTTCAGTCCAGACATGGCTCAGAGCAGATGTCTCCTGCTGTTTCTtttcaaaaaggaaatgaaTGAGGGTTTtgctgaagcctgggctttcTGTTTGACAACGTGGCACATGGAGAGACACATTTCTTATCAGACACGTCAGGTTTTTATCCTACAAACACCTGCCAAAATACACATGGGCCTTTGCAAGGTCAGGTCAGAAAGCTGGCCCTCATCTTGTGGTCATGTATAATTAGATCACAGATATGCTTTGGTCGAAGTACTCTGGATAATGCATCTGTTTTTTCAGTCATTAGAAGAATAAATGGCTGAAGAATAATATTTCAAATGACCCCACATACCCTTGCTGGAGTCAGAAAATTTTGGAGATGTTAGTTCAGTTTCACCAGGAGCACTGATGCACGTTATTGCTTTTGAAACATGTCATGATTGCTAAATCATAATGAGAAAGACTGTGACTGAAGGCAAAACCAAAGCCTAATGTTTGAGACTTGTGTCCAACACAGTTTAAATCACTGTGCAGGATATATGGTAAGTGTAGGAATGATATTTTTATGGTAAGTGGAGGTTTTTGCAGTACCCATCATATTTTGTGCTCTAATTTTATCCTTAAATCTTTTATTGAGAATAAAATCAAGATTTAAATCTTCACATAAAGGTTTATACTGTATGCAATTGGTGTCAGTCAAATAGCAAATGAAAAGTCTGACAAAATTATTAGTACAATGTAAGTTGATTACAAGAAGGTCACTGTTCTTGCTGACAAATTATGTTTTAGCAAAATGGAAACTTAGAACTACAAAGTCTTGGCCTGACTACAAATTGTGATTTATgtaaattattgattattttggaCTATGTAGGGAAAAGGGTATTTAAACTGCACAACTCTACCAGCACatggcaaataaaaacaatatggaaaaacaactggaaacacaaaaaaatataaagaccAGTTCTATTTTTCAAATAGAATAAGAGGAATTCTCTCCAAAGAGagttcttatttgtttttttcttcatctcgTCCACCTGACGTCTCTATCCTGCCATTGTTTTCATCCACTTTTCCTCTTCTCATAAAGGGTCTTCTGGGTATTATTTATAGACTCTACGAGACAGGACTTGTCCTCCTCCATCTTTCAGTCTCCAGGTCCTTTTGTTCCTGGTACAGAGCGGCTGTtatcctcctccctctgctcgGTCAGGCTTGTTTCAAGGTCCTTCTCCCTCTGTTCTTCCTCCTCAGGTTGTTGGATGTTCAGGAGAGCTTTcaaacttctctttttttacatCTCAACCTCAAGGAATTTCTTTTTAGATTGGAGTCTTAGGGCCTTGACCTTTTCTCCTCTGAGTTTGGTGAACAACTCATCCATTTCACCCATGAGCTGCTGTAACTCGAGCTAAGTGAGAACAGTAACATCCGGGTGCTGCTGATAGAAGTCCTCCAGCCTGATGTCCTGACCTTTTGCAACCTCTTCTGGGTCTTTAGGTGCAGTCTGGAGGATGTGAAAGCGGTTTCCATGACCTCTCAACTAAAGCATCCTGAACCTGTGTCTAGAGGGACCTTGACCTCGACCTCCAGCTACTAAACAATATGTAGCTGCTGTTTTGACTCCTCTCTCTGGAGCAGGAGAGAGTCCACTTTGATCAAGCTGCTGTCAGTGAACCATGTAACCCACCTTGCATTGAGAAGTGTTGAAATGCTTCTCTGATGCTGTAGACTTGCTCTTATAGTCTTTTTGAATAGGTTGAGAAAGGTAAACAGGTAAACTGGTATAAACACTGTATATGTAACGTGCAGTTATTTTCACCAGAGTAAACAATTGGTTTGCCTCTATTTTGTGGTTGTTTAGTAAAACAGCATACTCTAAGTTGCTtatgatacagtatgtacaacTGCTGAAATTACAACCTTATAGtatgataaataatatatgCAAAATTAATCATATTACATTATAGATAGATCTATATAAATCCATGTAAGTCAGCATCAGGGTCTTGGATCTATCCACTGAAACCTGACTGATCATCCATTTAACTGCTTCAGTTTCACAGtattgtgcatgcatgttttttgCTGTTGGTTCCAATGAAATCCCTTAGG
Encoded proteins:
- the pak2b gene encoding serine/threonine-protein kinase PAK 2b → MCDNGDPEDKPPAPPVRMSSTIFSTGSSKDSLSANHSSKPLPSVPEERKPRNKIISIFSGAEKGGRKKDRDKERPEISPPSDFEHTIHVGFDAVTGEFTGMPEQWARLLQTSNITKSEQKKNPQAVLDVLKFYDSTGNGRQKYLSFSSSEKDAFTPGPQSPVKKGTEPSSPNIKDIDDDDDDETPPPVVAPRPEHTKSVYTRSVIDPIPAPSTCTDDASSRAADRQKKKGKMSDEEIMDKLRTIVSIGDPKKKYTRYEKIGQGASGTVFTAIDVATGQEVAIKQINLQKQPKKELIINEILVMKELKNPNIVNFLDSFLMGEELFVVMEYLAGGSLTDVVTETCMDEAQIAAVCRECLQALDFLHANQVIHRDIKSDNVLLGMDGSVKLTDFGFCAQITPEQSKRSTMVGTPYWMAPEVVTRKAYGPKVDIWSLGIMAIEMVEGEPPYLNENPLRALYLIATNGTPELQNPEKLSPVFRDFLNRCLEMDVEKRGGGKELLQHPFLKLAKPLSSLTPLILAAKEAMKGNR
- the rpp21 gene encoding ribonuclease P protein subunit p21 yields the protein MAVHLKDKEAYQRLNYLYQAAHCVLAQNPENVELARFYCFTQKTIARRLVLRQDPSVKRTLCKKCCSLLIPGVTATTRQRRKNGKTRFTVVRCRICGQSKTLLNNPDYCLWVDRPEAQLQQQKQPDRGPSANSQPKDSEPAGSVPSTPVASTAGTQAAPLS
- the aqp12 gene encoding aquaporin 12, whose translation is MSGLNASLGYFLACVIFAASVRALLKKWPRFSFILEFASSFMLVGCWLEVQTIVEVGQWAGGLGPDVTATILFVVLLTHGVISGGASGNPSLVVLKFLQLEATTLPILLAVAAQFLGAHLALYAAVYYWSLELTDMHMIKNLMSRECSTSLLASLLQGFFTECVCALIFHLVHLNLRRRSALIRVPLIAVLLTFLSHTARGYTSAFVNPSLAYGLTFHCPGFTFTEYAVVYWLGPITGMILALLLYMGHIPRIFAKNLLYFQKTRFRVPKGDKGEKKKM